One Streptomyces sp. NBC_00554 DNA segment encodes these proteins:
- a CDS encoding ANTAR domain-containing response regulator, whose amino-acid sequence MTAPESPQPVDAPDDDKSHVPPLTTRVVIAEDEALIRLDLKEMLEEEGYSVVGEAGDGEQAVELAREHKPDLVILDVKMPKLDGISAAEKIAEEGIAPVLMLTAFSQRDLVERARDAGAMAYLVKPFSKSDVVPAIEMAVSRFTELKQLEQEVADLSQRLETRKLVDRAKSVLQTQYGLTEPAAFRWIQKTSMDRRMSMQQVAEAVIQDAEEKKSAKG is encoded by the coding sequence GTGACCGCCCCCGAGTCGCCCCAGCCCGTAGACGCGCCCGACGACGACAAGTCGCACGTGCCTCCGCTGACGACCCGCGTCGTCATCGCTGAGGACGAGGCGCTGATTCGTCTCGACCTCAAAGAGATGCTGGAGGAAGAGGGCTACAGCGTCGTAGGAGAGGCGGGCGACGGTGAGCAGGCGGTCGAGCTGGCCCGGGAGCACAAGCCCGACCTGGTGATCCTCGACGTGAAGATGCCCAAGCTCGACGGCATCTCGGCGGCGGAGAAGATCGCCGAGGAGGGCATCGCCCCGGTGCTCATGCTGACCGCCTTCTCGCAGCGCGACCTGGTCGAGCGGGCGCGCGACGCCGGCGCGATGGCGTACCTGGTGAAGCCGTTCAGCAAGAGCGACGTGGTGCCCGCGATCGAGATGGCGGTCTCGCGGTTCACGGAGCTGAAGCAGCTCGAGCAGGAGGTCGCGGACCTCAGCCAGCGGCTGGAGACCCGGAAGCTGGTCGACCGTGCGAAGTCGGTTCTGCAGACCCAGTACGGACTGACGGAGCCGGCCGCGTTCCGGTGGATCCAGAAGACCTCGATGGACCGGCGTATGTCCATGCAGCAGGTCGCCGAGGCGGTCATCCAGGACGCCGAGGAGAAGAAGTCCGCGAAGGGCTAG
- a CDS encoding ABC transporter ATP-binding protein: MTALLEVEDLRVAYGKIEAVKGISFKVEAGEVVTLIGTNGAGKTTTLRTLSGLLKPVGGQIKFQGKSLKKTPAHQIVSLGLAHSPEGRHIFPRMTIEDNLRLGAFLRDDKPAIAKDIQRAYDLFPILGERRKQAAGTLSGGEQQMLAMGRALMSQPKLLMLDEPSMGLSPIMMQKIMSTIAELKSQGTTILLVEQNAQAALSLADHGHVMEVGSIVLSGAGQDLLHDESVRKAYLGED, from the coding sequence ATGACCGCACTGCTCGAAGTCGAGGACCTCCGAGTCGCCTACGGCAAGATCGAAGCCGTCAAGGGCATCTCGTTCAAGGTCGAGGCCGGCGAGGTGGTCACCCTCATCGGCACCAACGGCGCCGGCAAGACCACCACCCTGCGCACCCTGTCCGGCCTCCTCAAGCCCGTCGGCGGCCAGATCAAGTTCCAGGGCAAGTCGCTGAAGAAGACCCCCGCCCACCAGATCGTCTCGCTGGGGCTCGCCCACTCCCCCGAGGGTCGGCACATCTTTCCCCGCATGACCATCGAGGACAATCTGCGGCTCGGTGCCTTCCTGCGCGACGACAAGCCGGCCATCGCGAAGGACATCCAGCGCGCCTACGACCTCTTCCCCATCCTCGGGGAGCGCAGGAAGCAGGCCGCGGGAACCCTCTCCGGCGGTGAGCAGCAGATGCTGGCCATGGGCCGGGCGCTGATGTCCCAGCCCAAGCTGCTCATGCTCGACGAACCCTCCATGGGCCTCTCGCCGATCATGATGCAGAAGATCATGTCGACCATCGCCGAGCTCAAGTCCCAGGGCACGACGATCCTCCTCGTCGAGCAGAACGCCCAGGCGGCGCTCTCCCTCGCCGACCACGGACACGTCATGGAGGTGGGCAGCATCGTCCTCTCCGGCGCCGGGCAGGACCTCCTGCACGACGAGTCGGTCCGGAAGGCGTACCTGGGCGAGGACTAG
- a CDS encoding ABC transporter ATP-binding protein, with product MTTETTTPAASSGANSPGEVVLDARGVTMRFGGLTAVRNVDLTVNSGEIVGLIGPNGAGKTTFFNCLTGLYIPTEGEVRYKGTVLPPKSFKVTAAGVARTFQNIRLFANMTVLENVLVGRHTRTKEGLWSALLRGPGFKKAEKASEERAMELLEFIGLAAKRDHLARNLPYGEQRKLEIARALASEPGLLLLDEPTAGMNPQETRATEELVFAIRDMGIAILVIEHDMRFIFNLCDRVAVLVQGEKLVEGDSETVQGDERVIAAYLGEPFEDAPGHEELAEVEAAEANADTTTDAAPGKENDR from the coding sequence ATGACTACCGAGACCACCACCCCGGCAGCCTCCTCCGGCGCCAACTCCCCCGGCGAAGTCGTACTCGACGCCCGTGGCGTCACCATGCGCTTCGGCGGCCTCACCGCCGTACGCAATGTCGACCTCACCGTCAACAGCGGCGAGATCGTCGGACTGATCGGCCCCAACGGCGCCGGCAAGACGACCTTCTTCAACTGCCTCACCGGGCTCTACATCCCCACCGAGGGAGAGGTCCGCTACAAGGGCACCGTCCTGCCGCCGAAGTCCTTCAAGGTCACCGCGGCCGGCGTCGCCCGTACCTTCCAGAACATCCGTCTCTTCGCCAACATGACGGTCCTGGAGAACGTGCTCGTGGGCCGCCACACCCGCACCAAGGAAGGCCTCTGGTCGGCCCTCCTGCGCGGACCCGGCTTCAAGAAGGCCGAGAAGGCCTCCGAAGAGCGCGCGATGGAGCTCCTGGAGTTCATCGGCCTGGCCGCCAAGCGCGACCACCTCGCCAGGAACCTCCCCTACGGCGAGCAGCGCAAGCTCGAGATCGCACGAGCCCTGGCCAGCGAGCCGGGCCTGCTCCTTCTCGACGAGCCCACCGCCGGCATGAACCCGCAGGAGACCCGGGCCACCGAGGAACTCGTCTTCGCGATCCGGGACATGGGCATCGCCATCCTCGTCATCGAGCACGACATGCGGTTCATCTTCAACCTCTGCGACCGCGTCGCCGTCCTCGTCCAGGGCGAGAAGCTCGTCGAGGGCGACAGCGAAACCGTCCAGGGCGACGAGCGCGTCATCGCCGCCTACCTCGGCGAGCCCTTCGAGGACGCCCCCGGTCACGAAGAGCTCGCCGAGGTCGAAGCCGCCGAGGCGAACGCCGACACCACGACGGACGCCGCGCCCGGCAAGGAGAACGACCGATGA
- a CDS encoding branched-chain amino acid ABC transporter permease, protein MTTQTTAPETPSTPNPGELKGLVAIPPTIGRALATGGGALAVVSAFLAWTWTDEFPGDLTVYGYPGGLQVLVLIGGALTTLFGLASYGVKGLGWLVPAGASSALKLAALGTFATAWFTVIAITVQLGGIVNLEPGGYIVAIATLGSLLGALSLPFQRPEPDIADPEDTPRERLLLDVRNQVSVIKAAFASGTPAPARKLPSYAEILIIVAALALGLIVFTYGIGTEYDELFVGFLITTGFAFAAAAKAGLVSRISALTAKHRNVTMLGAFLAAAAFPFTQSDDQYATIGVYILIFATVALGLNIVVGLAGLLDLGYVAFLGVGAYTAAMVSGSPSSPFDVHFPFWASALLGAAVAMVFGVLIGAPTLRLRGDYLAIVTLGFGEIFRIAVLNMDGTSGPDITNGSNGIASIPNLNILGFDFGAEHSFAGFTIARFANYFLLMLLITFVVVIVFRRSSDSRIGRAWIAIREDETAALAMGINGFRVKLIAFALGAALAGLAGTVQAHVTYTVTPEQYTFANVVPPNSAFLLAAVVLGGMGTISGPLVGAALLYLIPAKLQFLDDYQLLAFGLALVLLMRFRPEGLIPNRRRQLEFHEDAEAPTVLSKAGV, encoded by the coding sequence ATGACCACACAGACCACCGCTCCCGAGACGCCCAGCACCCCGAACCCGGGAGAGCTCAAGGGCCTCGTCGCCATCCCCCCCACCATCGGCCGCGCCCTCGCCACCGGTGGCGGCGCACTCGCCGTCGTCTCCGCCTTCCTCGCCTGGACCTGGACCGACGAGTTCCCCGGTGACCTCACCGTCTACGGCTACCCGGGCGGCCTCCAGGTCCTCGTCCTCATCGGCGGCGCCCTCACCACCCTGTTCGGCCTCGCCTCGTACGGCGTCAAGGGCCTGGGCTGGCTGGTACCCGCGGGCGCCTCCAGCGCCCTGAAGCTCGCCGCGCTCGGCACCTTCGCCACCGCCTGGTTCACAGTCATCGCGATCACCGTCCAGCTCGGCGGGATCGTCAACCTCGAACCCGGCGGCTACATCGTCGCGATCGCCACCCTCGGCTCCCTCCTCGGCGCTCTCTCCCTGCCGTTCCAGCGGCCGGAACCCGACATCGCCGACCCCGAGGACACCCCCCGCGAGCGGCTTCTCCTCGACGTACGCAACCAGGTCAGTGTCATCAAGGCGGCCTTCGCCTCCGGCACCCCCGCCCCGGCCCGCAAGCTGCCCTCGTACGCCGAGATCCTGATCATCGTCGCGGCGCTCGCCCTGGGTCTGATCGTCTTCACGTACGGCATCGGCACCGAGTACGACGAGCTCTTCGTCGGCTTCCTCATCACCACGGGCTTCGCCTTCGCCGCCGCCGCCAAGGCGGGCCTCGTCAGCCGGATCTCCGCGCTCACCGCGAAGCACCGCAACGTGACGATGCTCGGCGCGTTCCTCGCCGCCGCCGCCTTCCCCTTCACCCAGTCCGACGACCAGTACGCGACGATCGGCGTCTACATCCTGATCTTCGCCACCGTCGCCCTCGGCCTGAACATCGTCGTCGGCCTCGCCGGCCTCCTCGACCTCGGATACGTCGCCTTCCTCGGTGTCGGCGCCTACACCGCGGCCATGGTCTCCGGTTCCCCGTCCTCGCCGTTCGACGTCCACTTCCCGTTCTGGGCCTCGGCCCTGCTCGGCGCCGCCGTCGCCATGGTCTTCGGCGTCCTCATCGGCGCGCCCACCCTGCGGCTCCGCGGCGACTACCTCGCCATCGTGACCCTCGGCTTCGGTGAGATCTTCCGCATCGCCGTCCTCAACATGGACGGCACCTCGGGCCCGGACATCACCAACGGCTCCAACGGCATCGCGTCGATCCCGAACCTCAACATCCTGGGCTTCGACTTCGGCGCGGAACACAGCTTTGCCGGGTTCACCATCGCCCGATTCGCCAACTACTTCCTGCTGATGCTCCTCATCACGTTCGTCGTCGTGATCGTCTTCCGGCGCAGCAGCGACTCCCGCATCGGCCGCGCCTGGATCGCCATCCGTGAGGATGAGACCGCCGCTCTGGCCATGGGCATCAACGGCTTCCGGGTCAAGCTCATCGCCTTCGCCCTCGGCGCCGCTCTCGCCGGCCTCGCGGGTACGGTGCAGGCACACGTCACCTACACCGTGACCCCCGAGCAGTACACCTTCGCCAACGTCGTCCCCCCCAACTCGGCGTTCCTGCTCGCGGCAGTCGTCCTCGGCGGCATGGGCACCATCAGCGGACCGCTCGTCGGCGCCGCACTGCTCTACCTCATCCCGGCCAAGCTCCAGTTCCTGGACGACTACCAGCTCCTCGCCTTCGGCCTCGCGCTCGTCCTGCTGATGCGCTTCCGCCCTGAGGGCCTCATCCCGAACCGGCGCCGCCAGCTCGAATTCCACGAAGACGCGGAAGCACCCACAGTCCTCAGCAAGGCAGGGGTCTGA
- a CDS encoding branched-chain amino acid ABC transporter permease, which translates to MNELPQQLVNGLLLGSMYGLVAIGYTMVYGIVQLINFAHGEIFMTGAFGALTVYLYILPDGTTMWLALPLMLIGAIVVSTTVAVGAERFAYRPLRSAPRLAPLITAIGLSLALQQAVWAWYPDAKSAIIFPSIPGGPFEIGSVTIQTGDIFLFVAAPISMAILAYFVMKTRTGRGMQATAQDPDTAKLMGINTDRIIVVAFALGAAFAAIGGVAYGFKYGEINFRMGFILGLKAFTAAVLGGIGNIYGAMIGGLVLGLAETMATAYIADVPGMSQLGGQSWANVWAFVLLILVLLFRPQGLLGERVADRA; encoded by the coding sequence GTGAACGAACTGCCGCAGCAGCTGGTCAATGGCCTGCTACTGGGATCCATGTACGGGCTCGTCGCCATCGGCTACACAATGGTCTACGGCATCGTCCAGCTCATCAACTTCGCCCACGGCGAGATCTTCATGACCGGGGCCTTCGGCGCTCTCACGGTCTACCTGTACATCCTGCCCGACGGCACCACCATGTGGCTCGCGCTGCCCCTGATGCTCATCGGCGCCATCGTCGTCTCCACCACGGTCGCTGTGGGAGCCGAACGGTTCGCCTACCGACCGCTGCGCAGCGCACCACGCCTCGCCCCCCTCATCACCGCCATCGGCCTCTCCCTCGCCCTCCAGCAGGCGGTGTGGGCCTGGTACCCGGACGCCAAGTCCGCCATCATCTTCCCGAGCATCCCCGGCGGGCCCTTCGAGATCGGCAGCGTCACCATCCAGACCGGCGACATCTTCCTCTTCGTCGCCGCCCCCATCAGCATGGCGATCCTCGCCTACTTCGTGATGAAGACCCGCACCGGACGCGGCATGCAGGCCACCGCCCAGGACCCGGACACCGCCAAGCTCATGGGCATCAACACCGACCGCATCATCGTGGTCGCGTTCGCCCTCGGCGCCGCCTTCGCCGCCATCGGGGGCGTGGCCTACGGGTTCAAGTACGGCGAGATCAACTTCCGGATGGGCTTCATCCTGGGCCTCAAGGCCTTCACCGCCGCGGTCCTCGGTGGCATCGGCAACATCTACGGAGCCATGATCGGCGGCCTCGTCCTGGGCCTCGCCGAAACCATGGCCACCGCCTACATCGCCGACGTCCCCGGAATGTCGCAGCTCGGCGGCCAGTCCTGGGCCAACGTCTGGGCCTTCGTACTTCTCATCCTCGTACTCCTGTTCAGGCCACAGGGCCTGCTCGGTGAGCGCGTGGCGGACAGGGCGTGA
- a CDS encoding branched-chain amino acid ABC transporter substrate-binding protein — protein MRQRSFIAITAALAAGALTLTACGSRDDDGGSGSGDSGTTVTIGIDAPLTGDLSALGLGIKNSVDLATKQANEQKYVDGVTFKIEALDDQALPSSGQQNASKLVADKEVLGVVGPLNSSVAESMQKIFDDNKLVEVSPANTNPALTQGTEWNTGTKKRPYASYFRTATTDAIQGPFAAQYVYNDSKKKKVFVIDDKKTYGAGLAATFTEEFKKLGGTVVGTQHIDPETKDFSAVATQVKSSGADVVYYGGEYPQAGPLSKQIKAAGAKIPVVGGDGIYSADFIKLAGSTATGDLATSVGAPVEELASAKEFVANYKAAGYKDAYEAYGGYSYDSAWAIIEAVKKVVDDNDGKLPSDARAKVTAAMQNVSFDGVTGKVSFDEFGDATNKQLTVYAVENGAWKAVKSGTYTG, from the coding sequence GTGCGTCAACGTTCGTTCATCGCCATCACCGCCGCGCTGGCGGCGGGAGCACTCACCCTTACCGCCTGCGGCTCGCGCGACGACGACGGCGGCTCGGGCTCCGGTGACAGTGGCACCACCGTCACCATAGGCATCGACGCCCCGCTGACCGGCGACCTGTCCGCTCTGGGCCTCGGCATCAAGAACTCCGTGGACCTCGCGACCAAGCAGGCCAACGAGCAGAAGTACGTCGACGGCGTCACCTTCAAGATCGAGGCCCTCGACGACCAGGCGCTGCCCTCCTCGGGCCAGCAGAACGCCTCCAAGCTCGTCGCCGACAAGGAGGTCCTCGGCGTAGTCGGACCGCTGAACTCCTCCGTCGCCGAGTCCATGCAGAAGATCTTCGACGACAACAAGCTCGTCGAGGTCTCTCCCGCCAACACCAACCCGGCCCTGACCCAGGGCACGGAGTGGAACACCGGCACGAAGAAGCGCCCGTACGCGTCGTACTTCCGCACCGCGACCACGGACGCCATCCAGGGCCCGTTCGCCGCGCAGTACGTCTACAACGACTCCAAGAAGAAGAAGGTCTTCGTCATCGACGACAAGAAGACCTACGGCGCCGGTCTGGCCGCCACCTTCACCGAGGAGTTCAAGAAGCTCGGCGGCACTGTGGTCGGCACGCAGCACATCGACCCCGAGACCAAGGACTTCTCCGCGGTCGCCACCCAGGTGAAGAGCTCCGGCGCGGACGTCGTCTACTACGGCGGCGAGTACCCGCAGGCCGGCCCGCTCAGCAAGCAGATCAAGGCCGCGGGCGCCAAGATCCCGGTGGTCGGCGGTGACGGCATCTACAGCGCCGACTTCATCAAGCTGGCCGGCTCCACGGCCACCGGCGACCTCGCCACCTCGGTCGGCGCGCCGGTCGAGGAGCTCGCCTCCGCCAAGGAGTTCGTCGCCAACTACAAGGCCGCGGGCTACAAGGACGCCTACGAGGCGTACGGCGGCTACTCCTACGACTCGGCCTGGGCGATCATCGAGGCCGTGAAGAAGGTCGTCGACGACAACGACGGCAAGCTTCCGTCCGACGCCCGCGCCAAGGTCACCGCTGCCATGCAGAACGTCTCCTTCGACGGTGTGACCGGCAAGGTCTCCTTCGACGAGTTCGGTGACGCGACCAACAAGCAGCTCACCGTCTACGCGGTCGAGAACGGCGCCTGGAAGGCCGTGAAGTCCGGCACCTACACAGGCTGA
- a CDS encoding Tat pathway signal sequence domain protein, whose translation MSDIGPVEPGEGTHARDTPDPETPRPPEAPRGPLMQLYARHRRAALAAGMSAAVLVVGGYLYATRPRQPPAPAPPYPSQVTEVVYAGKEGPSPNHPRGAFTFAVELTVSSGPPVTVLRIDQPSAGFSLTSDPHPPFRTRAGFPHRITITVHVNECAKVPRNAGFPFLDVTLRNTHAIQVHSFILGELYAQDLSEALQVACGNNSMSSPKS comes from the coding sequence GTGAGCGACATCGGTCCCGTCGAACCGGGCGAAGGCACCCACGCACGGGACACCCCGGATCCGGAGACCCCACGGCCCCCCGAGGCCCCGCGCGGGCCGCTCATGCAGCTGTACGCCCGGCACCGCCGCGCCGCGCTCGCCGCCGGGATGTCCGCCGCCGTCCTCGTCGTCGGCGGCTATCTCTACGCCACCCGGCCCCGGCAGCCTCCGGCCCCCGCCCCGCCCTACCCGTCCCAGGTGACCGAGGTCGTTTACGCGGGCAAGGAGGGCCCGTCCCCGAACCATCCGCGCGGGGCCTTCACCTTCGCGGTGGAGCTCACCGTGAGTTCCGGCCCTCCGGTCACCGTGTTGCGGATCGATCAGCCCTCCGCCGGCTTCTCCCTCACCTCGGATCCGCACCCTCCGTTCCGGACAAGGGCCGGTTTTCCTCACAGGATCACGATCACCGTGCACGTCAACGAATGCGCGAAAGTGCCCCGGAACGCCGGGTTCCCTTTCCTGGACGTAACTCTGCGTAATACGCACGCAATACAAGTGCACAGCTTCATCCTGGGTGAGCTATACGCACAAGACCTCTCGGAAGCACTCCAGGTAGCCTGCGGCAACAATTCCATGTCATCACCAAAGTCCTAG
- a CDS encoding ceramidase domain-containing protein, with translation MNWNEHLDEYCERGSAAFWAEPVNALTNLAFLVAALAIWRILRPCRSVPASIGLLAPLMALIGIGSFAFHTLATRWSQALDVVPITLFVLFCLGCVLRWFYGLAWRRCVLGVAGFGAFTAVFGVPAGELIPNRSGMYVPVLLLMTGLAVTLRGSADAGRAAHWRQFALAAVVFALALSARTVDQEICGAFPLGTHFLWHTLDGVLVFLVSRALVSRWRQLADADRDPLAAPAP, from the coding sequence GTGAACTGGAACGAGCACCTCGACGAGTACTGCGAGCGAGGGTCGGCGGCCTTCTGGGCCGAACCCGTCAACGCGTTGACCAATCTGGCCTTCCTCGTCGCGGCGTTGGCGATCTGGCGCATCCTCAGGCCCTGTCGGTCCGTGCCCGCGAGCATCGGGCTGCTGGCTCCGCTCATGGCACTCATCGGCATCGGCAGCTTCGCCTTCCACACACTGGCGACGCGGTGGTCCCAGGCGCTGGACGTCGTGCCCATCACGCTGTTCGTGCTCTTCTGCCTCGGGTGCGTCCTGCGCTGGTTCTACGGCCTCGCCTGGCGGCGGTGCGTGCTGGGAGTGGCCGGTTTCGGGGCCTTCACCGCCGTGTTCGGCGTGCCGGCCGGCGAGTTGATCCCCAACCGCTCCGGCATGTACGTCCCCGTGCTGCTGCTGATGACCGGCCTGGCGGTGACGCTGCGAGGATCCGCGGACGCGGGCCGGGCCGCCCACTGGCGGCAATTCGCCCTGGCGGCTGTGGTGTTCGCCCTCGCGCTGTCCGCCCGCACCGTGGACCAGGAGATCTGCGGGGCGTTCCCGCTCGGCACGCACTTCCTGTGGCACACCCTCGACGGCGTACTGGTCTTCCTGGTGTCCCGCGCCCTTGTCAGCCGCTGGCGCCAACTTGCGGACGCCGACCGGGACCCGCTCGCCGCCCCCGCTCCGTAG
- a CDS encoding PaaI family thioesterase: MGEQHTVKFPQEVIDEYAALGVDLPALFSAGHLGQRMGVQILEASAERVVGTMPVEGNTQPYGLLHGGASAVLAETIGSVGAMLHGGSSKLAVGVDLNCTHHRGVRSGLVTGVATPVHRGRSSATYEIVITDEAGKRVCSARLTCMLKDAPTG; encoded by the coding sequence ATGGGCGAGCAGCACACCGTGAAGTTCCCGCAAGAGGTCATCGACGAGTACGCGGCGCTCGGCGTCGACCTGCCCGCACTCTTCTCGGCGGGCCACCTCGGCCAGCGCATGGGCGTGCAGATCCTCGAAGCCTCCGCCGAGCGGGTCGTGGGCACGATGCCGGTGGAGGGCAACACCCAGCCCTACGGCCTCCTGCACGGCGGCGCCTCCGCCGTCCTCGCGGAGACCATCGGCTCCGTCGGCGCGATGCTGCACGGCGGCAGCTCCAAGCTCGCCGTGGGGGTCGACCTGAACTGCACGCACCACCGCGGGGTGCGCTCCGGCCTTGTCACGGGTGTGGCCACGCCCGTGCACCGCGGGAGGTCCTCGGCGACGTACGAGATCGTCATCACGGACGAGGCCGGCAAGCGCGTCTGCTCCGCCCGGCTGACCTGCATGCTCAAGGACGCACCCACCGGCTGA
- a CDS encoding FdhF/YdeP family oxidoreductase, which translates to MASKPPKSDPVQDAPQVAEPKHAAAGLPAIGHTLRMAQQQMGVRRTALTLLRVNQKDGFDCPGCAWPEPEHRHAAEFCENGAKAVAEEATLRRVTPDFFAAHSVADLATRSGYWLGQQGRLTHPMYLAEGAEHYEAVPWERAFDIVAEELAALGSPDEALFYTSGRTSNEAAFLYQLFARELGTNNLPDCSNMCHESSGSALNETIGIGKGSVLLDDLYKADLIIVAGQNPGTNHPRMLSALEKAKANGAKIITVNPLPEAGMERFKNPQTPQGMLKGAALTDLFLQIRLGGDQALFRLLNKLILETEGALDEDFIGEHTHGYEEFAEAAREADWDETLTATGLTREKIDEALRLILASKRTIVCWAMGLTQHKHAVPTIREVVNFLLLRGNIGRPGAGVCPVRGHSNVQGDRTMGIFERPSAAFLDALEREFGFAPPREHGYDVVRAIRALRDGDAKVFFAMGGNFVSASPDTEVTEAAMRRARLTVHVSTKLNRSHAVTGARALILPTLGRTERDLQGSGEQFVTVEDSMGMVHASRGRLEPASEHLLSEPAIVARLARRVLGHESRTPWEEFEKDYATVRDRIARVIPGFEDFNARVANPSGFALPHAPRDERRFPTATGKANFTAAPVEYPKLPEGRLLLQTLRSHDQYNTTIYGLDDRYRGIKNGRRVVLVNPEDAAGLRLADGSYVDLVSEWRDGVERRAPGFRVVHYPTARGCAAAYYPETNVLVPLDATADTSNTPASKSVVVRLEQSATD; encoded by the coding sequence ATGGCCAGCAAGCCGCCCAAGAGCGATCCGGTTCAGGACGCGCCGCAGGTCGCCGAGCCGAAGCACGCGGCAGCGGGACTGCCCGCCATCGGGCACACCCTGCGCATGGCCCAGCAGCAGATGGGCGTGCGCCGTACCGCGCTCACCCTCCTGCGGGTCAACCAGAAGGACGGGTTCGACTGCCCGGGCTGCGCCTGGCCGGAGCCGGAGCACCGGCACGCGGCGGAGTTCTGCGAGAACGGCGCGAAGGCGGTCGCCGAGGAGGCCACCCTGCGCCGGGTCACCCCGGACTTCTTCGCCGCCCACAGCGTGGCCGACCTCGCCACCCGCAGCGGCTACTGGCTGGGCCAGCAGGGCCGCCTCACCCACCCCATGTACCTGGCGGAGGGCGCCGAGCACTACGAAGCGGTGCCCTGGGAGCGGGCCTTCGACATCGTCGCCGAGGAACTCGCCGCGCTCGGCTCCCCCGACGAGGCCCTCTTCTACACCTCCGGGCGCACGAGCAACGAAGCGGCCTTCCTCTACCAGCTGTTCGCCCGCGAGCTCGGCACGAACAACCTGCCGGACTGCTCCAACATGTGCCACGAGTCGTCGGGTTCCGCCCTCAACGAGACCATCGGCATCGGCAAGGGCAGCGTCCTGCTGGACGATCTCTACAAGGCGGACCTGATCATCGTCGCCGGGCAGAACCCGGGCACGAACCACCCCCGCATGCTCTCCGCCCTGGAGAAGGCCAAGGCCAACGGCGCGAAGATCATCACGGTCAACCCGCTGCCCGAGGCGGGCATGGAGCGCTTCAAGAACCCGCAGACCCCCCAGGGCATGCTCAAGGGCGCCGCACTCACCGACCTGTTCCTGCAGATCCGCCTCGGCGGCGACCAGGCACTCTTCCGCCTCCTCAACAAGCTGATCCTGGAGACGGAAGGCGCCCTCGACGAGGACTTCATCGGCGAACACACCCACGGCTACGAGGAGTTCGCCGAGGCCGCCCGGGAAGCCGACTGGGACGAGACCCTCACCGCGACCGGCCTCACCCGGGAGAAGATCGACGAAGCCCTTCGCCTGATCCTCGCCTCGAAGCGCACCATCGTGTGCTGGGCCATGGGCCTCACCCAGCACAAGCACGCCGTGCCGACGATCCGCGAGGTCGTCAACTTCCTTCTGCTGCGCGGCAACATCGGCCGCCCCGGAGCGGGCGTGTGCCCGGTCCGCGGCCACTCGAACGTGCAGGGCGACCGCACGATGGGCATCTTCGAGCGGCCCTCCGCAGCCTTCCTGGACGCCCTGGAGAGGGAGTTCGGGTTCGCGCCGCCGCGCGAGCACGGCTACGACGTCGTACGGGCCATCCGCGCGCTGCGCGACGGCGACGCGAAGGTCTTCTTCGCGATGGGCGGCAACTTCGTGTCGGCGTCGCCCGACACCGAGGTGACCGAGGCGGCCATGCGCCGCGCCCGCCTCACCGTGCACGTGTCGACGAAGCTGAACCGCTCGCACGCGGTCACCGGCGCGCGTGCCCTGATCCTGCCGACCCTCGGGCGCACCGAGCGTGATCTCCAGGGCAGCGGCGAGCAGTTCGTGACCGTGGAGGACTCCATGGGCATGGTGCACGCCTCACGCGGCCGCCTGGAGCCCGCGAGCGAGCACCTGCTGTCCGAGCCGGCCATCGTCGCCCGGCTCGCGCGTCGCGTGCTCGGCCATGAATCCCGTACGCCCTGGGAGGAGTTCGAGAAGGACTACGCGACCGTCCGCGACCGCATCGCGCGCGTGATCCCCGGCTTCGAGGACTTCAACGCACGCGTGGCGAACCCTTCGGGCTTCGCGCTCCCGCACGCCCCGCGCGATGAGCGCCGCTTCCCCACGGCCACCGGCAAGGCCAACTTCACGGCCGCGCCCGTGGAGTACCCGAAGCTCCCCGAGGGCCGGCTGCTCCTGCAGACCCTGCGCTCGCACGACCAGTACAACACCACGATCTACGGCCTGGACGACCGCTACCGGGGCATCAAGAACGGCCGCCGGGTCGTCCTCGTCAACCCGGAGGACGCCGCCGGACTCCGCCTCGCCGACGGCTCATACGTCGATCTGGTCAGCGAGTGGAGGGACGGCGTCGAACGCCGCGCGCCCGGCTTCCGCGTCGTGCACTACCCCACCGCCCGGGGCTGCGCGGCCGCCTACTACCCGGAGACCAATGTCCTGGTCCCGCTGGACGCGACCGCCGACACCAGCAACACCCCTGCCAGCAAATCCGTCGTCGTACGTCTGGAACAATCGGCAACCGACTGA